One Euphorbia lathyris chromosome 1, ddEupLath1.1, whole genome shotgun sequence DNA segment encodes these proteins:
- the LOC136209566 gene encoding GTP-binding protein YPTM2 encodes MNPEYDYLFKLLLIGDSGVGKSCLLLRFADDSYLESYISTIGVDFKIRTVEQDGKTIKLQIWDTAGQERFRTITSSYYRGAHGIIVVYDVTDQESFNNVKQWLNEIDRYASENVNKLLVGNKCDLTANKVVSYETAKAFADEIGIPFMETSAKSATNVEQAFMAMAAEIKNRMASQPSMNNARPPTVQLRGQPVNQKSGCCSS; translated from the exons ATGAATCCTGAATA CGATTATTTGTTCAAGCTTTTGCTTATTGGAGATTCAGGTGTCGGAAAATCTTGTCTACTTCTTAGGTTTGCT GATGATTCTTATCTGGAGAGCTACATCAGTACCATTGGAGTTGATTTT AAAATTCGCACTGTGGAGCAGGATGGGAAAACAATTAAACTCCAAATT TGGGACACAGCTGGGCAAGAACGTTTTAGGACAATCACAAGCAGCTACTACAGAGGAGCCCATGGCATCATT GTTGTTTATGATGTCACAGACCAGGAGAGCTTCAACAATGTGAAGCAATGGCTGAATGAAATTGACCGCTATGCAAGTGAGAATGTGAACAAGCTTCTAGTTGGCAACAAGTGTGATCTAACAGCAAACAAAGTTGTCTCCTATGAGACTGCTAAG GCATTTGCTGATGAAATTGGCATCCCTTTCATGGAAACAAGTGCTAAAAGCGCCACAAATGTCGAACAGGCTTTCATGGCTATGGCTGCTGAAATCAAGAATAG GATGGCAAGCCAACCATCAATGAACAACGCAAGGCCCCCGACGGTGCAGCTCCGAGGACAGCCCGTGAACCAGAAGTCTGGTTGCTGCTCTTCATGA
- the LOC136209574 gene encoding pentatricopeptide repeat-containing protein At4g16835, mitochondrial: protein MYIFSSKKLVLFIPSFRIFPPTKHRITCFFISTIQNPDPKPENESNSTIKTHLVPTCNMAPRPAIFNKSTPLHHKINDVILSNKTITSYIRSGDLDSALTVFHNMKVRTTVTWNSILAAYSKKRGKINEAQQLFDKIPEPDTISYNTMLACYIHNSDMETARNFFDRIPNKDTASWNTMISGFAQKGQMEKATELFYMMPNKNVVTWSAMISGFIACGDLDSGVNFFEMAPVKSVVAWTAMITGYMKFRKIELAERLFEDMSTKNVVTWNAMIAGYVENCRAEDGLKLFRTMVALGIRPNSSSLSSLLLGCSELSALQLGRQFHQLVCKSPLSTDTTAGTSLVSMYCKCGDLEDAWKLFVELPRKDVVTWNAMICGYAQHGQGERALALFDEMKKEGIRSDWITFIGILLACNHAGFIDLGIKYFDCMASDYGVETKIEHYICMFDLLGRAGRLDKAVDLIKRMPFKPHVAIFATLLGASRIHKDIDMAEFAAKNLLNLDPTSATGYVQLANLYATLNQWDDVARVWQSMKSRRVVKTPGYSWLEVKSVVHKFRSGDMAHSDLDSIHEKLDGLEKKMKLAGYVPDLEFALHNVGKEQKEHLLQRHSERLAIAYGLIKLPSGTPIRVFKNLRVCGDCHRAIKYISAIERREIIIRDNVRFHHFKDGFCSCGDYW from the coding sequence ATGTATATTTTCTCAAGCAAAAAACTTGTGCTCTTCATCCCTTCTTTCCGAATTTTCCCACCAACCAAACACCGAATCACTTGTTTCTTCATCTCCACAATCCAAAACCCAGATCCCAAACCAGAAAATGAATCCAACTCTACAATTAaaacccacttggttcctaccTGTAATATGGCCCCAAGACCCGCCATTTTCAACAAATCTACACCTCTTCACCATAAAATCAATGATGTcattttatcaaacaagacAATCACCAGTTATATCAGATCCGGTGATCTGGATTCTGCTCTCACCGTTTTCCATAACATGAAGGTTAGAACTACAGTTACTTGGAATTCCATTCTGGCTGCTTATTCAAAAAAGCGCGGCAAAATTAATGAAGCCCAACAACTGTTTGATAAAATACCTGAACCAGATACAATATCCTATAACACCATGTTAGCTTGTTATATACATAATTCTGACATGGAAACAGCTCGAAATTTCTTTGATAGGATACCCAACAAAGACACAGCTTCCTGGAATACGATGATATCTGGATTCGCCCAGAAAGGGCAAATGGAGAAAGCAACTGAATTGTTCTATATGATGCCCAATAAAAATGTTGTTACATGGAGTGCTATGATTTCAGGGTTTATAGCTTGTGGGGATCTTGATTCAGgtgtgaatttttttgaaatgGCACCAGTTAAGAGTGTGGTGGCTTGGACGGCCATGATAACTGGGTATATGAAGTTCAGGAAAATTGAATTAGCAGAGAGATTGTTTGAAGATATGTCGACGAAAAATGTGGTTACATGGAATGCTATGATTGCTGGTTATGTTGAAAATTGTAGAGCTGAGGATGGATTGAAGCTTTTTAGAACAATGGTGGCATTAGGAATCAGGCCAAACTCGTCGAGCTTGAGTAGCCTGTTGCTCGGGTGTAGTGAGTTATCCGCGTTGCAATTGGGGAGACAATTTCATCAGCTAGTTTGTAAGTCTCCTTTGTCTACTGATACAACTGCGGGAACATCCCTAGTTAGCATGTATTGTAAGTGTGGAGATTTAGAGGATGCTTGGAAATTGTTTGTCGAGCTTCCGAGGAAGGATGTAGTCACTTGGAATGCAATGATTTGTGGTTATGCACAACACGGGCAAGGTGAGAGAGCGCTAGCCTTGTTTGATGAAATGAAGAAGGAAGGAATAAGATCCGACTGGATCACCTTTATTGGGATATTACTTGCTTGCAATCATGCAGGTTTCATTGATCTTGGGATCAAGTATTTTGACTGTATGGCGAGTGATTATGGAGTTGAAACTAAGATAGAACACTATATATGTATGTTTGACCTTCTCGGTCGAGCTGGTAGGCTAGACAAGGCTGTAGATTTGATAAAAAGAATGCCTTTCAAACCTCATGTTGCTATATTTGCGACCCTTTTGGGTGCTAGTAGGATACACAAGGATATAGATATGGCTGAGTTTGCGGCGAAGAACTTGCTAAATCTTGATCCGACTAGTGCAACTGGTTATGTGCAACTGGCAAACCTTTATGCAACACTGAACCAATGGGATGATGTTGCCAGGGTTTGGCAATCAATGAAAAGCAGACGGGTAGTGAAGACCCCTGGGTACAGCTGGCTTGAAGTTAAGAGTGTGGTTCACAAGTTCAGATCGGGAGATATGGCTCACTCCGATTTAGACTCCATACATGAGAAACTGGATGGATTggagaagaaaatgaagttaGCAGGATATGTACCGGATCTAGAATTTGCATTACATAACGTGGGGAAAGAGCAAAAGGAGCATCTTTTGCAGAGACACAGTGAGAGGCTGGCAATTGCTTACGGACTCATCAAATTGCCATCAGGGACTCCAATCAGGGTGTTCAAAAACTTGAGAGTATGCGGGGATTGTCATCGTGCTATAAAGTACATTTCAGCTATAGAAAGAAGAGAAATCATTATCAGAGATAATGTAAGGTTTCATCATTTCAAGGATGGCTTTTGCTCCTGTGGTGACTATTGGTAA